TTACGTTGTGTTGTGAAGAATGTTTCAGGTTATTATTCCAGCTCCATTCTATGTGAGTTACCCAGAAATGGCACGACTGGCTCATGCAACACCTGTGATTCTTCCAACCCACATACTGAATGATTTTCTTTTGGACCCCAAACTGCTAGAAGACAACCTTACAGAAAGATCCAGATTGCTTATTCTTTGTTCACCATGTAACCCAACAGGGTCTGTGTATCCTAAGAAATTACTGGAAGAGATAGCCCAAATTGTAGCAAAGCACCCCAGGCTACTGGTGCAGACATACATCCATGATACTTGAATGTTTTCTCCTCAACTATAGCTCCTTACACACCTCTATGGCTGTTGTATTCAGGTTCTTTCTGATGAAAATTATGAACACATAATTTATGCACCGGCAACTCATACAAGCTTTGCATCTTTACCTGGAATGCGGGAGAGAACTCTAACTGTTAATGGACTTTCCAAGGTTTTTCAGTGATGATATGTGCTCTTACTGATTGAGTGTAAATTCTAATTACTATAGATTTTCTTTTGAGCATGTTGTTGTCTGTGTTGTTCATCccttgttttcattttctacTCAGTGCAAATTCTGTATTTCTTGTAAAGTTCGTAGATTATGAAAACGTAGAAAGCTTCAGGTCTGAATTATGATGCTTTACAACTTTCTTCTTGTAGACATTTGCAATGACTGGTTGGCGGCTTGGGTATATTGCTGGTCCAAAACATTTTGTTGCAGCATGTGGAAAGATTCAAAGCCAGGCATGctatatttttcatttccatTTGATGAATTATGTACAACCAAATATGAAACTTTTCTTGGTTTCTTTTTGCTCCAAGACATCTAATGGATATTCAatgaggaaataaaaaaaaaaattatgttttaatgaAATTGTACAGAACAATGAAATTTGCTGTTTAGTACTCTCAAATGATCCAAGTCAAAGTCCCTACTCTTCTGCCCTGTTCCCCTGTttatcttttttccttttctaactAAGTATTGATACTCTAATATAGCTAACTGTTGGGGATATCTAACACATTTTATGGAGCACAGTTTACTTCAGGAGCAAGTAGTGTATCTCAGAAAGCTGCAGTTGCTGCATTAGGATTAGGCTATGCAGGAGGAGAAGCTGTTTCTACCATGGTAAAAGCTTTCAGGGAAAGAAGGGATTTCTTGATTGAAAGCTTTAGAGACATGGATGGAGTGAGAATATATGAACCACAGGTGTGAAAGGTGTTTGATTATCATCCTCCCTATTATTAGTTTCTCCTTTTCTTGAAAAAACGTACTATTCTTTTCACATTCAGGGTGGATTCTATGTATTCATTGATTTGAGCTCTTATTATGGAAGAGAAGCTGAAGGGTTCGGTTTAATCGAAAATTCTGACTCTCTCTGTCGCTATCTGCTGGAAAAGGGCCAGGTATTCTCATTCAATGGCCTTCAAGATTTTACTGATATACTAAGAGTATTAAGTTCAAACTTAAGAAACATAATAATGGCCTAAGTCGTAACTTGATGTTTTGATGACTCATTACAGGTTGCTTTGGTTCCAGGGAGTGCATTTGGAGATGATTCTTGCATCCGCATCTCTTTTGCAGAATCCCTTTCTACTTTAAACACAGCAGTAGACAGAATTAAGAATGCACTCATCTCTCTAAGCTCTTAAAAATACATTcagtttttcatttatttctaaACAAAAGATTTACAGAAAGTTTGAGATTAATTTAGGAGAATAATGGGTCCTGGTTGATTCCTGCTAGAAATTACAAAGTGAAGTAATGAAGAATCTTGAATATTGATTTTCTGGGTGATGTAAAATTATTATCGTTGATCACAATCATCGTATCTGAATCTCATCTCTACCAGCCATTTTCTAACTAATCGCTCAAGTATACTTTTTGTTTCAAGTTATAAAACATTCTTTTTCCAGACATTATTTTGAAACAGCGTCACTCACTTCCAACTTAATTTTGTTCTTCTCTTAAGCCCAGAACGAGAACAATAAAAATCAACAATTTCTACACGTTCTAGTTTAATTTTATAGGAATAATATTTCAGTCTTATTAATAGATAGGATTATAAATGTTAGGATGGTCATATTTTAATACCCAACTAAAAAACACTTTCTTGAAAAtctaaaatagtaatattttaattttttttaacttaaacttttaatatatagtactatattattaaaatgaattgttaAGTGAAAGTAATTTTTAGAACATGTCAAACAATCATTTACATTacaaaacacttataaataggAAATTTTAAGGTTGTCGGTCTAGTTGGTGAAGTTGAAGTGTACATATTTGACCAACGCAAACAAAAAGCTGGTAGAAGTAGTAGAGGAAGATGTGAAGGAAAAGAGAAGTTACCCTTAGCTTTGCTTCTTAAGCACGCGCCAAAACTTCCACCAACTCCATCTTCACATCTTCCTCTACCCCCTTTCAACTTATATATAATGcactttccttcttttcttagaGTTTCAACGTTGCATTTGCATAGAGAGCTTCTTATCATTTTCCATGGCCAATGCACTACAAAACGCCGCCATCTCCACAATCACGTTTGGAGACCACTATTCCGTTTCTCGTTGCTTCTTTCCATCCCTATCCACACTTCCTTTCAGGTTACCTCAATTCTCTTCTGCCATTCCACTTCAGCATCACTTCATTGTCGTTGCTAATTAATGGTTTTATTGGCTTTGTAGAGCCATGCAGAAAAGAAATCACGTGGAGCTGAACAAAAGGGTGGTCGTGGTAAAGGCAAGAAATAAGAGTGATTTTGATGACGTAGAAGTTGATGTTTCTTTGAGCCACAGAGTTAATGCTGTGAAGCCTTCCAAAACTGTGGCAATAAGCGATCATGCCACTGCTCTGTTACAAGCTGGAGTTCCCGTTATTCGCTTAGCGGCTGGAGAACCTGACTTTGACACACCCATTGTTATAGCCGAGGCGAGTTTTTGTGTAAATTTCCATTTGTTTGTAAATGTTATCGATAAATGTgtttgttcttctttcttttgtccCTTTTATTTGTGTACTGTATCATGAATTCATGATCATGGCCTGACATGCATAACGATGATATAGGCTGGGATGAATGCAATTCGTGACGGTCACACTAGATATACACCTAATGCCGGAACCTTGGAATTACGCCAAGCAATATGTCACAAGCTAAAAGGTTACTTCAGAATTTAGATGCTTAACGAGTATATTTCTCATTATTGTTATCATTATGCGAGATTAGCCGTTTGAAGTATGTTTCATGACTGTTTCTGTAGAGGAGAATGGAATTACATATACCCCAGATGAGATTTTGGTCAGTAATGGAGCGAAACAGAGTGTTGTTCAAGCAGTGCTTGCAGTTTGTTCCCCAGGAGATGAGGTATGAAATGAAACACCTTATATACTCCACCATGAGCATCTACAATTTCTGAGTTTGAGTTTTGGTGAGTATTAACAGAATTGATTTTGGTTAAACACAAAGTCAGTAAGGTAGCCAAAATTAATTCGTTAACATGCAACAACGAGTTAACGTTTATCTAAAACCACATTAGCTGAATTTTTAAAGTGATTCTAGTTAACATGAAACCAAAGATGCACTTACGATATTTGTGGTTTTAGAAAACTAATAACACAGATGTTATTTATCCTTTTGTAAGCTGTGGAGGTTTTCTTTTACCTTCTTGTGCTGCGAATGTTTCAGGTTATCATTCCAGGTCCATTCTATGTGAGTTATCCAGAAATGGCAAGACTAGCAGATGCAAATCCTGTGATTATTCCAACCCACATATCTAATAACTTTCTTTTGGATCCGAAACTGCTTGAAGCCAACCTTACAGAGAGATCAAGACTACTTATTCTTTGTTCACCGTGTAATCCAACAGGATCTGTCTACTCTAAGAAATTACTTGAAGAGATAGCCCAAATTGTAGAAAAGCACCCCAGGCTTCTGGTACAAACAAGCACCCATTACGCTTGAATGTGTTTTCTCCTTTTCCTCAATGATAGTCCATTTCAAGATCTCTACGGCTGTTTTACACAGGTTCTCTCTGATGAAATTTATGAACACATAATTTATGCACCTGCAACTCACACAAGCTTTGCATCTTTAACTGGAATGTGGGACAGAACCCTAACAGTGAATGGGTTTTCCAAGGTTGGTCTATGATGATATATGCTCTTACGTATAAAGTATACAGTTTCTAATTGGTATAAATTTTCTGTTGTGCATGTTGATGCTTGTgttcttaattgttttttgtttctgcTCCATGCAAATGATGTATTTCTTAGAATGTCTGTAAATTATGATAAATGTAAAAGCCTCGGGTCTGAATTATAATGGTTTTCAACTGTTCTTGTAGACATTTGCCATGACTGGGTGGCGTCTTGGGTATATTGCTGGTCCAAAACACTTTGTTGCTGCCTGCGGAAAGATTCAAAGTCAGGTAGGCtgcattttcatttcatttcatttcactcAAAATCAAACTTTCTTGATTTCCTTTTGCTAAAGAAATTGGGCTTGTGTTGCTATTTATGTTATACGTAACATATACTGCTTAGCTTTCTGAAATGATACATAACTGATATTTCTAACTATTATACTCTGACCAACGCTTAACTAACTACTGAGATATGGATAtcaaatacattttattgaatacaGTTCACTTCAGGGGCAAGCAGTATATCTCAGAAAGCTGGTGTTGCTGCATTAGGACTAGGCTATGCAGGTGGAGAGGCTGTTTCCACCATGGTGAAATCCTTCAGGGAAAGAAGGGATTTCTTGGTTGAAAGCTTTTCAGAAATGGATGGTGTGAAAATATCTCAACCACAGGTGTGAACTTATCAGCATGTTGCTTGACCCTCCTTTTCCGCGTTTTAGCTCCTTccttttattaaaaactttttcAATTTCAGGGGGCATTTTATCTGTTCATTGATTTCAGCTCTTATTATGGAAGAGAAGCCGAAGGGTTTGGCTTAATTGAGAATTCTGACTCCCTCTGTCGATACCTGCTGGAAAAGGGCCTGGTATACTCATTTAAATGACCTCTTAAGATTCTATACATATTTCATCAGCTGGaaaattaaaagtgattttctcacacaaaacaaatattatgacggataaaatgaatatattatgaCAAGAGTTATCGTATCATACTTTTGGAAGTCATAAAAGATAAGTATATTTTACAACATATCGAAAAAGTAAGTTATAATAAACTTAATCCACTCTCACATactcattaaaaattaaaacattatataaagatgaaaaatctattgtcttaaagttttgaataaagaaaaatat
This sequence is a window from Vigna angularis cultivar LongXiaoDou No.4 chromosome 2, ASM1680809v1, whole genome shotgun sequence. Protein-coding genes within it:
- the LOC108326906 gene encoding bifunctional aspartate aminotransferase and glutamate/aspartate-prephenate aminotransferase, producing MANALHIAAMSCGFPSLSTLRTMHKDKHVELKRMAVAIKAKSNSDFDDSGVDISLSHRVDAVKPSKTLAICDHATALSQSGVPVIRLFFGESDFDTPAVIAEAGMNAIRDGYTRYTPNAGTLELRQAICHKLKEENGIIHSPDQIVVSNGAKQSIVQAVLAVCSPGDEVIIPAPFYVSYPEMARLAHATPVILPTHILNDFLLDPKLLEDNLTERSRLLILCSPCNPTGSVYPKKLLEEIAQIVAKHPRLLVLSDENYEHIIYAPATHTSFASLPGMRERTLTVNGLSKTFAMTGWRLGYIAGPKHFVAACGKIQSQFTSGASSVSQKAAVAALGLGYAGGEAVSTMVKAFRERRDFLIESFRDMDGVRIYEPQGGFYVFIDLSSYYGREAEGFGLIENSDSLCRYLLEKGQVALVPGSAFGDDSCIRISFAESLSTLNTAVDRIKNALISLSS
- the LOC108326905 gene encoding bifunctional aspartate aminotransferase and glutamate/aspartate-prephenate aminotransferase, whose product is MANALQNAAISTITFGDHYSVSRCFFPSLSTLPFRAMQKRNHVELNKRVVVVKARNKSDFDDVEVDVSLSHRVNAVKPSKTVAISDHATALLQAGVPVIRLAAGEPDFDTPIVIAEAGMNAIRDGHTRYTPNAGTLELRQAICHKLKEENGITYTPDEILVSNGAKQSVVQAVLAVCSPGDEVIIPGPFYVSYPEMARLADANPVIIPTHISNNFLLDPKLLEANLTERSRLLILCSPCNPTGSVYSKKLLEEIAQIVEKHPRLLVLSDEIYEHIIYAPATHTSFASLTGMWDRTLTVNGFSKTFAMTGWRLGYIAGPKHFVAACGKIQSQFTSGASSISQKAGVAALGLGYAGGEAVSTMVKSFRERRDFLVESFSEMDGVKISQPQGAFYLFIDFSSYYGREAEGFGLIENSDSLCRYLLEKGLVALVPGSAFGDDTCIRISYAESLTVLKTAVERIKKALIPLSSAALL